The Paenibacillus sp. FSL H7-0357 nucleotide sequence GGGATCTGCCAAAAGTTAAAGCAACAACCAGCATTACGTTCACCATATTAGAAGTCAACCTAGGCTCTAAGTATAACGATACTTGTGTCTCTGAATTTACCATCTCATAAGAGTATCACTGGACAGTGAATAGTTCTCATAGAACAACTTTTCACTGTCCAGTTACTGACCTAATGACTCTTGATCCAGCTCTCCAGATCATCAATCACATATGTTGGCACATTGCCAGGAACAAGGAATTCATACATCGGATCACCCTTGCCACTTTCGATATAGGCATGATTCAATTCAGGGTAGAGCTTATAGCTTGTATCTGAAAGACCTGACAACGTCTCCTTCCATAGTTCCAGTTCAGTTGAGGCAACCTGTGCATCTCTGCCCCCCTGCAGGATAAGAAGCGGAAGAGGATGCTTGATCAGCACCTGTCCTGGCACATAGCTCTTCAAACTGTTCCACCAGTATGCATTTGGTGTCAACTGAAACGCCGCAGCATGATGCGGATCAAAGTCTGGTTGAAGCACTAGGCCTAACTGTTCTCGATAGATCGCCAGTGTATCCGCTTCTACCTGGTCTTCGGCACTCGCTTCAAAGTAAGTATCAATCTCCGTCAACTGAGGGTTCGGTGATGACAGAATGAAAGCACCGGCAATAGAGTTTGGCTCTGCCTGTGCAACAATCTGTGGTACCATCAACCCACCACGGCTGTGGCCTGCTAAATAGATTCGACTCGAATCGATACCTTCAGTTTTCTGCAAGATGTTGATCGCTGATAACGCAGGATCTACAAACTCTTCTTGCACGGTATAAGTGGAATAGGATTGTGCGTAATGCTCACGAGTAATCTTCTCAGCTCTTATTACTGCTATACCACGACTTGCAAGACCAGCAGCCATATCTTTGAAAGGTTTAACCGCCATAAATGTGTTATCCTGATCCGACTCTCCATCGCCTTGAATCAATACAACCGCCGGATAAGGTCCCTTGCCTTGCGGCATCGTCAAAGTGCCTGGTACAGTATATTTTCCTTCGTTAATAACGACTGCCTTCTCTGTGTAAGAAGAGGGATCTGCATAGTCTGGTAGCTTATAACTGTTTGGAACATGCATATTGACATAAATATCATCTATCAATCCCTGGTTATTATAGCGTATCTCCACATCAAACTTGCTGCCCTGCAGCTCTAAAATTGCTGTTACCACCTGATGCACAGCATTATTCGTCCTATTTATTTCTATGATGGATGCTCCAACAAGCTGGTTAAGCATCATAGTAATAGGAGTCGGGATGGAAGTCTGAACGAGCTTCTGATCAGCATACGCTAGGGCCTCTATCAGTTGTCCCCGTTGCATATTAGTCAGAAAAGCTGCAGTTCTCATTGTTAAATCACTTTGGCTCAAATGGAAATTTTTCGTCTCTGGTACCCAATCCAGCTTCGACTTCATAATGGTATTGAAAAGCTGCTCCGACATATACGTCGTCCCCTGCTTCATTTCAATCTTGCCAGCGTTCTGAACAAGCTTGCCATTCAGCTTGGCAACCAATTTGTTAGCCTGTTGTTGAATCTGCAGCCCACCAGCCCAGTTTATAACCTTGAGCGTACGCGTTGTCTCATCCCACTGCACCTTCATGCCCAACTTCTCTACTACTTGTCTGAGCGGGAGCAAGTCATCTGTCTGGCTCGATATGGAATGGGATTGGCTCGCTGCTGAGGCAGAAACCGCATTATGCATTAAGGAAATGCTAATCCCAACTACCATGAAACACTTTAACGTTCTAGCTTTCGTAATCATATGTATTCCTCCTCGAATCAATAAAATCGTCTTGTTTGTTGATCTGCTGTCAGAATACCAAGCGATTATAAGGAAACGATAAGGAATGAATGTTTCGATCAAATAATAATTTCTAAAAGATAGTGGTGATTCAATGAGCCATATTCTAATCATAGACTTCGCTTGTACGGATACCGCTTTAACGGTCATGGCTTATTTACGCAAATCTATTTATCGCATGTTTGCTTGTAACCCGCACTTCCCCAACGATCCTTTTTCATTAATATACACCGTCCTAATTTACAATTAATCACATTAAATAACTTTACAGAATAGTTTACTACAGCGTCAACTAAATAACTTACTTTACAAACAGAACCTCCCCGGACAGATTGTAAGTAAGGTTGTATACTGAATTACAACCAATAAGCAGCTTAACCCCAACAGTATGAACCAGAAGAGAAGCATTCAGCAGCTTCAGCTTGTAGACGTGAGTCTACAAGTTTTTTTTGTTAAATTTTTTCAAATGGACAAGCTTGCGATAGGGCAATCTGTGAAGTACACTTTCTGTATCCAGTAAAAAAGGAAGTGTTAAACAATGAATGCAGAGATGGTCATGCAGGAGCTTGAGGCGCTCGGCAAGGAACGAACCAAGAAAATATACAGCTCGAATGGCGCGCAGGAACCGCTTTTTGGCGTGGCCACCGGAGAAATGAAGCCCATCTTCAAGAAAACCAAAATAAATCAGCCGCTGGCTGAGCAGCTATACGCGACAGGGAATTACGACGCCATGTATTTTGCCGGCATCATTGCCGACCCTAATGCAATGACGGAAGCCGATTATGACCGGTGGATGGATGCGGCTTATTTTTATATGTTGTCCGATTTTGTAGTTGCAGTAACTTTGGCAGAAGCGGATATTGCGCAAGAGGTTGCCGATAAATGGATCGCGAGCGGTGAGGAGCTGAGAATGTCAGGGGGCTGGAACTGTTACTGCTGGCTGCTCGGCAACCGGCCGGACGATGAATTTTCCGAAAGCAAAATTGCCGGTATGCTTGAGCTTGTGAAAAAAACGATTCATGAATCGCCGGAGCGCACCAAATACGCGATGAACAACTTTTTATACACCGTAGCGGTATCCTATCTGCCGCTTCATGATCAGGCTTGTGAGACCGCTAGGGCCGTAGGCCCGGTAGAAGTCAATAAGGATAAGGCCAAAAACAAATTTATTCACGCTTATGAAAATATTCAAAAGGCAGTCGGCAAAGGTCGGGTTGGGTTTAAACGCAAGCATGTAAGATGCTGACCGTCCGTCTCACCGGAAAAGGAATTGCAGGCTAGTTTCCTTGACCAGTCTGAACTGTACACCGACAGATTTATGGCTATGTATCATTCACCGTTGAAAGGGATGCCCCGCGTACTATGAAATGGCGCGGAGGCATCCCTTTTATGCGGTTATTTGTCGTTTCGGAAGGAAGCGACGTAAAGATGAATGGTTGGCGTTTGTCGGAAAATGAAAGTTTTTAATTGTATTTTGGGGAAATGTTCAGAAATTGTCCATACCGGGAATTTACTATTACAGTACCAGGCATCTATACAGTTGGGCACTTGTAGAGGTCAAAGGGACAAGGGGGGGAGTGTAAAGGGGGAATCACGGAAATGAATCGTCTCATTGAGACGCGGCTATCAGTAAAAGAGGGACTTTACGAAATGGAGGACAGTTCACAAGTGAGAAGAAGGAAGTTAAATATCTGGCTAATTGTTATTCTGCTGTTAACGCAGTGGACCTACAGCTTTGGGTTTAATGACCGCGTGTACGCAGAGCCAAAAAATATTGCAGATAATTTGATC carries:
- a CDS encoding DNA alkylation repair protein is translated as MNAEMVMQELEALGKERTKKIYSSNGAQEPLFGVATGEMKPIFKKTKINQPLAEQLYATGNYDAMYFAGIIADPNAMTEADYDRWMDAAYFYMLSDFVVAVTLAEADIAQEVADKWIASGEELRMSGGWNCYCWLLGNRPDDEFSESKIAGMLELVKKTIHESPERTKYAMNNFLYTVAVSYLPLHDQACETARAVGPVEVNKDKAKNKFIHAYENIQKAVGKGRVGFKRKHVRC
- a CDS encoding alpha/beta hydrolase family protein, whose protein sequence is MITKARTLKCFMVVGISISLMHNAVSASAASQSHSISSQTDDLLPLRQVVEKLGMKVQWDETTRTLKVINWAGGLQIQQQANKLVAKLNGKLVQNAGKIEMKQGTTYMSEQLFNTIMKSKLDWVPETKNFHLSQSDLTMRTAAFLTNMQRGQLIEALAYADQKLVQTSIPTPITMMLNQLVGASIIEINRTNNAVHQVVTAILELQGSKFDVEIRYNNQGLIDDIYVNMHVPNSYKLPDYADPSSYTEKAVVINEGKYTVPGTLTMPQGKGPYPAVVLIQGDGESDQDNTFMAVKPFKDMAAGLASRGIAVIRAEKITREHYAQSYSTYTVQEEFVDPALSAINILQKTEGIDSSRIYLAGHSRGGLMVPQIVAQAEPNSIAGAFILSSPNPQLTEIDTYFEASAEDQVEADTLAIYREQLGLVLQPDFDPHHAAAFQLTPNAYWWNSLKSYVPGQVLIKHPLPLLILQGGRDAQVASTELELWKETLSGLSDTSYKLYPELNHAYIESGKGDPMYEFLVPGNVPTYVIDDLESWIKSH